A region of Vicia villosa cultivar HV-30 ecotype Madison, WI unplaced genomic scaffold, Vvil1.0 ctg.003886F_1_1, whole genome shotgun sequence DNA encodes the following proteins:
- the LOC131641612 gene encoding short-chain dehydrogenase TIC 32 B, chloroplastic-like produces the protein MVGIFSLVTGMSGPSGFGSSTTAEQVTEGIDARNLTAIITGGASGIGLETARVLSLRKAHVIIAARNMESAKEAKQIILQGNESARVDIMKLDLCSVKSVRLFVENFLALDLPLNILINNAGVMFCPFQLTQDGIEMQFATNHLGHFLLTNLLLDKMKQTAKTTGIEGRIINLSSIAHTYTYEEGIRLDDINDQIGYSDKKAYGQSKLANILHANELSRRLKEEGVNITANSVHPGVIMTPLMRHSTLLMSFLKMFTFYIWKNVPQGAATTCYVALHPSLKGVTGKYFLDCNEFQPSAFASNGILGRKLWDFSNKLINSISKA, from the exons ATGGTGGGTATTTTCTCATTGGTTACCGGAATGTCTGGACCAAGCGGATTTGGATCCTCTACAACTGCAGAACAGGTTACAGAAGGAATTGACGCTAGAAACCTCACTGCAATTATCACAG GAGGAGCAAGTGGTATAGGCTTGGAGACAGCAAGAGTATTGAGTCTTCGAAAGGCGCATGTCATCATTGCAGCAAGAAACATGGAATCCGCAAAGGAGGCTAAACAGATTATACTGCAAGGCAACGAATCTGCTCGAGTTGATATAATGAAGCTTGATCTTTGTTCAGTGAAGTCTGTTAGATTGTTTGTGGAAAATTTCCTAGCTCTTGATCTTCCTCTCAACATCTTAAT AAACAATGCTGGAGTGATGTTTTGTCCCTTCCAACTAACACAAGAtggaattgagatgcaatttgcAACAAATCATCTTG GTCATTTTCTGTTGACAAATCTTCTACTTGACAAAATGAAACAAACTGCAAAAACAACCGGAATAGAGGGAAGAATCATAAACCTCTCATCGATTGCTCATACCTATACCTACGAAGAAGGCATCAGATTGGATGACATCAATGATCAAATTGG TTACTCGGACAAGAAGGCTTATGGACAATCCAAGTTAGCGAACATATTACACGCAAACGAACTTTCTCGCCGCTTGAAG GAAGAAGGTGTCAACATCACAGCCAACTCAGTACACCCAGGAGTCATTATGACTCCTCTTATGAGGCACTCTACTTTACTTATGA GTTTCTTGAAGATGTTCACGTTTTACATATGGAAGAATGTCCCACAG GGAGCTGCAACAACATGCTATGTTGCACTGCATCCTAGCTTGAAAGGGGTAACTGGGAAGTACTTTTTGGATTGTAATGAGTTTCAACCAAGTGCATTTGCTTCAAATGGAATTTTAGGAAGAAAACTTTGGGATTTTAGTAACAAGTTGATTAATTCAATTTCAAAAGCTTGA